Part of the Pueribacillus theae genome, AGATTTTCTTTATAACCTTTTGAATATAAGACCGAATACGTTTCTTGTTCAGCTCATTAATTCATTGTTCGGTTTCTTTATTTTTGGCTGTGTGGTATTTGTTCTCACACGTATTTTTTCTCGTGAACACCAAAAATTTGCGGAGTTCTTTCAATCTATCATTAATGCGATGAAACAGATTTCTAGGGGAAATTACAATGTAAGATTAGGAAAAATACCGGGGCACGACCATCCTGGTGATCCATTTGCTGAAATTGTCGACAATCTTAATTATATGTCCAAGGAATTGGGGCAAATGGAGAAAATGCGACAAGAGTTTGTTTCGAACGTTTCCCATGAAATTCAATCTCCGCTCACATCGATTAGTGGCTTTGCAAGAGCATTAAGGAACGAAAAACTCAGATATAGTGAAAGGTTGCACTATCTTTCCATTATTGAAGCAGAAAGCCAACGCTTATCTAATCTAAGCGATAATTTGCTGAAGTTAACCTATTTGGAATCATCAGAACAGCCTTTCGAGTTGAAGGAATATCGCTTAGACAAACAGCTGCAGCATGTAGTCTTATCCTGTGAACCGCAATGGATGGAAAAACAGATTGACATGGAGCTTTCCCTGGAGGAAGCAACGATTACCGCTGATAAAGAATTATTGGATCAGGTTTGGATGAACTTGCTAAGTAATGCGATTAAGTTCACACCCAATGGTGGAATCATTCACATAGAAATATCCATACGAAACAAAAATCTTATTGTAGCAATCTCTGACAATGGCGTTGGTATAGCTGAGGAGGATCAACTACACCTATTCGAGCGATTTTATAAGGCAGATAAAGCAAGAAACCGTAATACAGGTGGAAGTGGACTGGGTCTGTCCATTGTAAAAAAAATTATTGACATGCATCACGGAACAGTAACTGTAGAAAGTAAACAGGATGAAGGAACGACATTTACCATAACCTTTTTTAAAAAATAATCTCTAGATCGATGAAATCAATCACATGGTTGGGGAGTGCCCTCCCAAAGAAGGAGCTATAATCTATGAAAGATAAACAGAATGGTTTAAAATCATTTCTATCATTAATTTTATCAACGAATATTCCAAAGCTCGCACTCACAGTAGGGCTAATTGCAAGCGTCATTACAACATTGGCGGGTTTGGTTGTTCCAATGCTGACCAAAAATTTAGTAGATGGCTTCTCTATGTCATCACTAAGTGTTCCCCTTATTATTACGATTGGACTCGCATTTATTATTCAAGCGATGATAGGTGGGTTATCACTTTACTTACTTACTTCAATTGGTCAAAAAATTATTGCCAGACTTCGTGAACGCATGTGGTTAAAGCTCGTTCGTTTGCCCGTTCGCTATTTCGACAAAACATCAAGTGGCGAAACAGTCAGCCGCGTTGTTAACGATACAAGTATTGTAAAAGATTTAATTTCAGAGCATTTCCCGCAATTTATTACAGGTATTATTTCGATTATCGGCGCGATTATAATCTTGCTGATTATGGATTGGAAAATGACGCTCATGATGTTGGTTGCTGTTCCAATTACGTTAGCAGTTATGATTCCACTCGGCCGCCAAATGGCAAAAATATCAAGAGGATTACAGGATGAAACGGCTGTATTTACAGGACATATCCAACAAACACTTGCTGAAATCCGCTTAATGAAGGCTTCAACTGCTGAAAAAAATGAAGAAGAAAAAGGGTTAAATGGAATTGAAAAATTATTAAGGTTCGGGTTAAAAGAAGCACGTATTTTCGCCTTAATCGCGCCTATCATGCAGCTTGTGATCATGATTGTTATCGTGCTTATAATTGCTTACGGCGGAATGCGTGTTGCAAGCGGCGCAATGTCAACGGGAACACTCGTTGCATTCCTGCTTTATCTCTTTCAAATCATTATGCCGATTACAATGTTTGCGATGTTTTTTACGCAATTACAAAAAGCAAAAGGAGCAACAGAACGGATTATTGACATATTGGAACTACCACTTGAAGGAGGGCAAGAAGGGCAGGTAAAAGATATTACAAACGAGCCAATTCGAGTTGTAAATGTGTCATTTTCCTATAACGAGGATGAGCCTGTCCTTAAAAATATTTCATTTGAGGCGCAGCCTGGTGAAATGATTGCTTTTGCAGGGCCAAGCGGCGGGGGAAAAACGACGATGTTTGGTTTGCTGGAACGCTTTTACGAGCCTACTGCTGGAGAAATACGAATCGGAAACACACCGATCGAAGATTTATCCATGGAATCATGGCGCAGCCAAATTGGTTATGTGCCACAGGAAAGTGCAATGATGGCCGGAACAATTCGGGCAAATCTATGCTATGGTTTGCGGGATGGAGAGAAAATCCCGGATGAACGCCTATGGGAAGTAGCCAAAATGGCCTATGCTGATCAGTTTATTACAACATTTCCCAATGGATTGGATACCGAAGTTGGTGAACGCGGAGTAAAATTATCGGGAGGGCAAAGACAACGAATTGCAATAGCTAGAGCCTTTTTACGCGACCCAAAAATCCTCATGATGGATGAAGCGACCGCCAGTCTGGATAGTCAATCCGAGGGGATCGTCCAACAAGCATTAACACGATTAATGGAAGGACGCACGACATTCGTCATTGCGCATCGATTGTCAACAATCGTCGATGCCGATAAAATTATTTTTATCGAAAATGGGCAAGTCACAGGAAGCGGAACACATCAGGAACTATTACAGTCACATGAACTATATCGAAAATTTGCGGAACAGCAATTGACATAGAAAGGTGGGAAAGGTCCAACAATAAGACCGTTTTTTTTGAAAAAGAAAAGATATAATAGAAAATGAATAGGACCTATATGTAAACTTTATTTAGGGGTGCAAATTATGAAAGATATTTCGATACTAATTGCTGATGATGAGGAGGAAATTGCTGATCTAATTGCCTTTCATTTAGAAAAAGAAGGGTACCATGTCATGAAAGTAACGAATGGTAAAGAGGCTGTTCGTGTTGTCGAGAATCAGGTCTTTGATTTGCTGATTTTGGATATTATGATGCCGAAAATGGATGGATATGAAGTAACCCACCGCATTCGTGAACAGCATAATATGCCTATCATATTTTTGAGTGCTAAAACATCTGATTTCGACAAAGTACAGGGACTCGTAATTGGAGCAGATGATTATATGACTAAACCATTCACTCCCATTGAATTGGTAGCTCGCGTAAATGCCCAGTTACGGCGATTTACGACATTGAATCAAGCTAAGACCGAAAATAAATCAAATTTAGAGTTTGGTGGACTAGTTATTTCTCCTGATCAACGTGCGGTTACTCTTTACGGTGAATATATTGATCTAACTCCTAAAGAGTTTGATATTTTGTATTTACTAGCCAGTCATCCAAAGAAAGTTTATAGTGTGGAAAACATTTTTCAGCAGGTGTGGGGCGAAGCATATTTTGAAAGTGGGAATACCGTTATGGTTCATATTCGTACGTTACGAAAAAAACTTAAAGAAGATAAACAGAAAAACAAATTAATTAAAACTGTGTGGGGAGTCGGGTATACATTCAATGGTTAAAATCGTACGAAGTTTTCGCTCAAAAATGATTGTGTTTTTTGGATTGAGTATGATTCTGTCTGGTACCATAACCTATATAATCTTTAAAATACTTCAATATTATTATCATACTTGGGTTGATTACGGCGATTTATTAACCCATTTTCGATTATTTATGAAAAAAATGGGAGACACTAATTTCTTTTTACTTATCTTTATCCCACTTTCTTTATTGTTTTTCTTTCTCCTTACGAAACGCTATTCTACCTATTTCAATGAGATTTCAAGAGGAATTTACTACCTTGCTCGTGGCGATTTTCAACATCAAGTTGAAATCCAATCAAATGATGAGTTTAACGATATTGCGAAAGACATCAATCTCGCAAGTAAAAAATTAAAAGAAGCCATAGTAAGAGGTGACTTTTCGGAAAGCAGTAAGGATCAGCTAGTCGTAAACTTGGCGCATGATCTGCGTACACCACTGACTTCTGTTTTGGGTTACTTGGATTTAATCCTTAAAGATGAAAGCTTGACGAAAGAACAAGTCAGGCATTTTTTAACGATTGCTTTTACTAAATCCCAACGTTTAGAAAGGCTAATTGATGAATTATTCGAAATAACTAAAATGAATTATGGAATGCTGCCAGTAGATAAAAAAAGATTAAATTTAACTGACCTGCTAAACCAATTAAATGAAGAATTGTATCCTGTATTCGAAAACAATCATTTGATTGCCCGGATGAATAGTCCGATCCATTTACCCATTTTGGGCGATGGAGATTTGCTAGCACGACTGTTTGAAAATCTTATCACTAATGCAATTCGTTATGGATATGAGGGTCAGTATGTAGATATTAATGGTTCCATTGAAGGAAATGAAGTGGTAGTACAAGTTGTGAATTATGGAGATAGCATTCCTCAAGATGAACTCCCGCATCTTTTTGATATGTTCTATACTGGAGACAAAGCACGAACCCATAGAGAGTATAGCACAGGGTTGGGCCTGTTCATTGCGAAGAATATTGCAGAGCAGCATAATGGCTCAATTACTGCTGAAAGCAGCGTCGTACAAACAACTTTTGAAGTCCGATTACCAAAGGATAGTGAACAAAATAATTAAGATAGATTGATTTCAAATACATGATTTAAGAAAAATTTAAGATTTACCCCACTCTTTTTTTAAATAGTTTTACCTATTCTTTTAAATAAAGAAGAATAAGGGGGAAACTGAAAAATGAAGAAGTGGGGATTTTTACTATTATTACTTTTGTCCTTGTTTTTAACCTTCACATATAAGGGATCGTTTTTTGAATCAAAAGCAGATATACCAAATGTAGAAGTGCAGAAATATGATCAACATGAAAATGACAAAGTAGAGGATAGAAGAGCTTCCGAAAATAGCTCACAAATAGATATTGCAGAAGAACAAATTTATCAAGGAAATCTGCTATTGGTCAATAGTGAACACCCAGTTCACCAAGAGAGTATTAAATCAGACGTGGTCAATTTATCCATGCACAATGAATTGACACAGGGGTACGTGTTATTAGGTAGTGAAATTTATATGTCAAAGGATTTTGCACATAAATTCTCAGAGATGGTTGCTGATGCTGGAAAAGATGGACTCCATAATTTCGCCATCACAAGTGGATTTCGCAGTTTTGAGGAACAAAATAAACTATATGAACAAATGGGATCTGACCGTGCCTTACCTCCGGGTTATAGTGAACACAATTTGGGTTTATCGCTTGATGTAGGGTCTACACAAATGAAAATGGAAGATGCACCAGAAGGAAAATGGATAGAAAAAAATGCTTGGAAATACGGCTTTATTTTACGCTACCCAGAGGATAAAATTGATATTACAGGCATCCAATATGAACCTTGGCATATTCGCTATGTTGGTTTGCCGCATAGTGCGATTATGAAGGAAAAGGGTTTTGTTTTAGAAGAATATTTAGATTACCTAAAGGAGAAAAAGAAGGTTTTGGCTAAGCTCGAAGGTAAAAAATATACTGTTACTTATTACCCTTTTTCTGAAAACATGACCATTAATATTCCGAAAAATCACGAATATGCGATTTCAGGTGACAATATGGATGGAGTAATTGTGACCGTTTACGAATGATAAATGAAAACAGGTTACAGCGAAAGAATTTGATGCGCTTTTGTTTCTTTTCGTATTATAATAAGCTTAATTAGCATGAACGGCTTTGTAATTTTCAAATGGAGTTGGATAGATTAAAATGATATAATCTTAGTATAGTTGCATACAGCTAGGTGAGCGGCCAAAACCTCCACTTAAAGAAGAGGGGAGGTGAGGTCCAAGTGATTACGACAGACATAGCAAACGTCATTTTAGGATTCGGCATCTTCGTATTGACATTCGTGATGGTTGTGGTCATGATCTTTCAACAAAAAAAGTAATCACCCCTAGCTGTCCCCGGCTAAATTGGTGATTACTTTTTCACATGATTACGCTGGCCGCTCTTCAAAGCGGGCGACTATCCTAGACGCAGATGCTGGCAGCATCTGCGTCTTTGTATGATTACCCTTATTGTATTACAATTATTCATTCTAATCAAGAAAAGAGCTGCTGTTCTACACGACGATCCGATTTAGTGTTATGTGAACATTTAACCATTAAAATGGGTTTTCAACACTATAATCCGATTACTCGACTTTAAATATCCTTTGATGAGTTTCTAAGGAAGATGCCGAAGCTCCATCAAATTCACTTTCATGCGAACATTTAACTTGTAACACGATGTACATCGTATTACAATGTTGTTATATTAAAATCGAAAGAGGCGATGGAGAAATGGATAAGGAAATGATGAAAGGCAGTATAGATTTATTGCTTTTATCATTGATTGGACAACGTGATGTATATGGGTATGAAATCACCAAAACGTTAAAGCATTTAAGTGATGGAATCTATGAAATGAGCGAAGGCACTCTTTATCCCGCACTAAAACGCCTGGAACGAAAACAATGTGTAACTTCTTATTGGAGTCAAACGCCGGTTGGGAGACGTAAATATTATCGTATTACCGATTTGGGTAAAAAGGAACTTGAAGCTAAGAAGAAAAATTGGGATTTCATTCACAACCTGGTGAAAAGAAGTTCGGAGGGATTAGGTGAAATCTAATTTTGAACATTATGTTGAAAAAATACTAAAGCAAACCGCATGCGGAAATGAAGAAAAAGAAGACATCAGCGAAGAGCTCATGACCCATCTGGAACTTTTAAAAGAGGAATTAATGAGAGAAGGAATGAATGAGAAGGAGGCTGAATTGGAGGCGATGGAACGTTTTGGGCCAGAGAAGGAGATAGGATGCCAATTGCAACAGTCCATTTTTCCGTACCGAAAAGAGCTTATGCTTACATTATCTGTGTCTTCCTTTATTTTTTCCATCAGTGTGTATTTGCTTTTGCTATCTATTGAAGGGGATGCACTTATTGGATGGTTGATCCCATCTATGTTTATCAATTCATTGCTCTTCCTTATCGCTTTAAATCAAGTTGTTGGATTTAACCGCAGACGGTGGATGAATAGCATACTCATTACTCATATTATTATCGACTTATACGGATATACGATTGTATCCTCTTTCGATCATACAGCTTTTTTGCCAATCGCAATTCTAAATTGGTTGATCATTCTTTTGGCACTCTTTCTAGTTTATCAAACAACCATTTATGAGATGAACTTACAGGGGGAAATAGTTAAAGAGGCAAAACGTCTGCACTTAATTAATCTTGTTTTAGGTGCCGTGGTGGCTGGTGTTGCATTATTCTACCTATGGGTTGGAATGTGGCTGTTTGGCGGGTATCATCCACTCATACTGCTTATGATGATTCCTTTTGTGTTGTGGATATTATTATATTTTTTGCAGATGAAGTTACTAAAAAAACATAAAGGAAGCGCTTTTGTTATCGCTATTATTTCTATTTTGATTAATGCTTTGATACTCATTTATATCTTTTTCCCATTTTAACAGACTAAGGAGTTTTACTATGAAGAAAAGAAAGTGGTTGTGGCTTTTCGCCACCCTCGTCGCCATTAGCACGGCTATCCTCATCGCCGTTGGCTTGCTGTTTAGCAAAGGAGAAAATGAAAAACGAAACGGGTTGTCAGGAGATTTTGATATATCTGTACAAGGAACGATCGCTTATGTCAGCTACTCAGATGGTAAACCGGAAATTCACTTATACAACCCTAAACGGTCACTGGAAATGAAAGCCTTAGAATTAGAAAATGACAAATTAATTTTAGATCCGAGCTTTTCAAATGACGGTTCCATCCTGGCCTATATCTCTACGAATAAAAATTGGGATGAAGAATTAGCAAGTACCGTTCATCAATATGATCTTGAAACAAAGGAAGATAGGGAGCTATTTTCTGTCCCATCGGCCATTACTGAAATCGAATTTTCACCGAAAGGGAAGTCATTGTTTTACTTGCAGGCTGGGGTGTTCAAGAACTATTCACCGATTGCAAGTAAACGTCCGCATGACTTTGACCTGCATGAGTACAAATTTGCGGATAACAAACAAATCAAACATACAAACCTAAAGAAATACTCAATGGATTCCCTTAAAAATGCACAAGACGGTAAGTCAGTATTTGTACAAATGCCGGATGATGCGGACGGAGAAACAGCTGAAGACAGCTTTGAATTAATTCAGCGGATTTTCCAGATTCCTCTAGACCAACCGACAAACCTAAAAGTTGTTAGCGATCCTGACCGCAAAACCGATATCTATGACTTTACCGTACTTCCGAATAAAAAAGAATTCATATTTCAATCGGTTAGCAATCCAGACTCAGGGGATACCTTTCAGTATGAATTATACAAATACAATGCAGAGACAAAAGAGGAGCAGCAACTGACGAGTCTAAAGAAATACACTGAAAGCCCTGTGATTGGTCCTGATAACAAAATTTACTTTATGGTCGATAAGCGTTTTGGCCAAAAAGGTGGGGATTATCATCTCTACCGGATCAATATTGATGGAACGGAAGTTAACGAAATTCCTCTTCTGAATAACGATGAATAGAACCGGGACTTAAAAGAGGAAGGCAAAAGAATAAACTGGAAACTTCTTGGCCCCTTCATTTTGGAGAGGGGCGGGAGGTATATCCATTTTGCCGAATTAAAGGGTTCCTAATAGCCGAATTTTCGAAGCTTTACCAAACAGTCCTGAGAATTAATGCTTATTCAAGTTACTTTCGTAATTTGGGTTCATTATTTAAAAGCCAAATCATTGTACAAATGGCTTTTAGGTAGAAATCAATACTTGTCGATTTAAGGAGATTTCAAAATTTGAATAAGAAAAAAACAAAGAATATATATGGAGTTTTATCAATCTTGATGGTATTGATCAGCATATTTACATTTTTTATTCTCAGAGGACCAAATGTAAATTTGTTGTTAATGATTATAATTCTTGGTTCTCTTTCACTACTTGGAATAATTTTTGCTGTAATTTCTAAGAGGTGGCTACCGGGGGCAATTGGTGTTTATCTAATGGTGCGGTGTTAGTTTGTGTGTATTTCTTATTATTAGCTTACGGAATAGCTGGTTAAATTTCACTGGCTTTAACGGAATAAGGGAACTCCATATTGTCTTGGAGTGTCATGATCACATGAAGAAGGGTTCAAGAAAGAATTCGAAAGATCTTCAATAGCGTATACCTTTATTGTATTACAATTATTCATTCTAATCAAGAAAAGAGCTGTTCTTTCATAGATCAGCTACGTAATGGGTACTCGAGCTTAAGATCGGGATTGCTGCGGCAACTCTTATTTTTTTGCACTAACATTGCTGAAATTTGTTGAATAGAATTCATTTTTGATCAAAATTTATTTCAAAGTAAAACTTGAAAGGGCAACACACATAACACCGTTCAAATATCCATGAACGGTGTTATGTGTGTTCCAGTTGTATTGTTTATAATGTACTTAGCTTCGTTTTTAATTAGTTTACATAATATATATTATCAGAATCAATTGATAAAAAAAATCTAAGCAAAATTTAGGTTTGCTTAGCCTGTATTTAATCTTTATAAGAATATGTCTTTTGGACATTTCCGTCGTTTTTGTAAATAATTACATTTACTCCTTTATTTTGAGCGATCTCTTTAGCCCGGCTGATTGCATCTTTTTTATATTTAAAGACTTTGCTTGGTTTTTTACCCCCTTTTACTTGTACAGCCCAACCATCGGGATGGGGAATCACACATTCATCATGATCAAGCAATTCGGAGTGTGCATTGTCTTTATTATTTGATCTTTTTGTAACATCTTCATTTTTCATGAACTCTTTAATTTCGTCCTTGCCATGATGCTCCACCCATTTTTTTGCTTGATCTATAGCAATGGGGATAGCCCGGCCTTCTTCGTAGCCTTCGTCTAACATAGCATTTGCTATTTCGATTGCTTTTTTACGTACTGGTTTTTCCAAATTTTTCATGGAAGCTGGGTAATCGTCCATATCCCATACCATTGAACAGCACCTCCATTCAAGTGTTTTAAAGTCAATTCCCGAAACAGGATAAATTAAAACAAACTTAACTGAAGGTGCGTTTTATTTAGTGAATCTGTTGTTCTGGGCTTTGGTTTTCATTTATTTGGGCCATTTCATGCAATGGTAAATCTGTAAAACCTTCAAAAAACTGCTCTTGCTCTTCTGGAGCCACATAACCTAGATCAATCCCAAGCGCTCTTGATAAAAAGGGATCTAACGAGCATAAATCGGAAGCGGAAACGTCTGATAAGCTTGTTTTTCCTAATGAATAACAAACAAGACTCATTTCTTGTGTTGCAGCATTGAGGTAATTAAATAAATTGTTGGCCCCTCTATCGACGTCTAATTGTTCGGTTGCTTTTGCGTTATAAACGGCTAAGCTAGTCGGGGCTTCAAAAGGCAAAACTTTTGTCATTTGATCGCCGACTAATGCCATGACAGCAATTGTTCCAATGTAAATGGCGTCAGCGCCTAATGCGAGTGCCTTTAAATATTCTCCCGGGGTTACAAGGCCGCCAGTTGCAATTAAACTAACATCGTTAGTTGCTCCTTTTTTCGCTAAAAATTTCGCTGCCCTCGAAAGTGCAAATAACGTCGGCAAGCCTACATCATCTTCTAAAATTGGAGCTGCTGCGTGTGTGCCCCCCTCTGCGCCGTCAATGGTAATGAAATCAACACTTGCTTCAAGAGCGATTTGGATTTCTTTTTCAAGATGATGGGTTGCTGCAAATTTCAACCCAACAGGAACACCAGTTTCATCCTTCAATTTCCGGACGAGTTCTATAAACTGTTCCTTTGTGTCTACTGCAGGCAGTCGGGAATGAATCAATGCATCTTCCTCTTCAGAAACGCCGAGCACT contains:
- a CDS encoding sensor histidine kinase — its product is MNRTRWTKVLAFSVFMVSLSLCWSAAFFITDFLYNLLNIRPNTFLVQLINSLFGFFIFGCVVFVLTRIFSREHQKFAEFFQSIINAMKQISRGNYNVRLGKIPGHDHPGDPFAEIVDNLNYMSKELGQMEKMRQEFVSNVSHEIQSPLTSISGFARALRNEKLRYSERLHYLSIIEAESQRLSNLSDNLLKLTYLESSEQPFELKEYRLDKQLQHVVLSCEPQWMEKQIDMELSLEEATITADKELLDQVWMNLLSNAIKFTPNGGIIHIEISIRNKNLIVAISDNGVGIAEEDQLHLFERFYKADKARNRNTGGSGLGLSIVKKIIDMHHGTVTVESKQDEGTTFTITFFKK
- a CDS encoding ABC transporter ATP-binding protein — protein: MKDKQNGLKSFLSLILSTNIPKLALTVGLIASVITTLAGLVVPMLTKNLVDGFSMSSLSVPLIITIGLAFIIQAMIGGLSLYLLTSIGQKIIARLRERMWLKLVRLPVRYFDKTSSGETVSRVVNDTSIVKDLISEHFPQFITGIISIIGAIIILLIMDWKMTLMMLVAVPITLAVMIPLGRQMAKISRGLQDETAVFTGHIQQTLAEIRLMKASTAEKNEEEKGLNGIEKLLRFGLKEARIFALIAPIMQLVIMIVIVLIIAYGGMRVASGAMSTGTLVAFLLYLFQIIMPITMFAMFFTQLQKAKGATERIIDILELPLEGGQEGQVKDITNEPIRVVNVSFSYNEDEPVLKNISFEAQPGEMIAFAGPSGGGKTTMFGLLERFYEPTAGEIRIGNTPIEDLSMESWRSQIGYVPQESAMMAGTIRANLCYGLRDGEKIPDERLWEVAKMAYADQFITTFPNGLDTEVGERGVKLSGGQRQRIAIARAFLRDPKILMMDEATASLDSQSEGIVQQALTRLMEGRTTFVIAHRLSTIVDADKIIFIENGQVTGSGTHQELLQSHELYRKFAEQQLT
- the vanR gene encoding vancomycin resistance response regulator transcription factor, VanR-F/VanR-M family, which gives rise to MKDISILIADDEEEIADLIAFHLEKEGYHVMKVTNGKEAVRVVENQVFDLLILDIMMPKMDGYEVTHRIREQHNMPIIFLSAKTSDFDKVQGLVIGADDYMTKPFTPIELVARVNAQLRRFTTLNQAKTENKSNLEFGGLVISPDQRAVTLYGEYIDLTPKEFDILYLLASHPKKVYSVENIFQQVWGEAYFESGNTVMVHIRTLRKKLKEDKQKNKLIKTVWGVGYTFNG
- a CDS encoding sensor histidine kinase encodes the protein MVKIVRSFRSKMIVFFGLSMILSGTITYIIFKILQYYYHTWVDYGDLLTHFRLFMKKMGDTNFFLLIFIPLSLLFFFLLTKRYSTYFNEISRGIYYLARGDFQHQVEIQSNDEFNDIAKDINLASKKLKEAIVRGDFSESSKDQLVVNLAHDLRTPLTSVLGYLDLILKDESLTKEQVRHFLTIAFTKSQRLERLIDELFEITKMNYGMLPVDKKRLNLTDLLNQLNEELYPVFENNHLIARMNSPIHLPILGDGDLLARLFENLITNAIRYGYEGQYVDINGSIEGNEVVVQVVNYGDSIPQDELPHLFDMFYTGDKARTHREYSTGLGLFIAKNIAEQHNGSITAESSVVQTTFEVRLPKDSEQNN
- the vanY gene encoding VanY-A/VanY-F/VanY-M family D-Ala-D-Ala carboxypeptidase yields the protein MKKWGFLLLLLLSLFLTFTYKGSFFESKADIPNVEVQKYDQHENDKVEDRRASENSSQIDIAEEQIYQGNLLLVNSEHPVHQESIKSDVVNLSMHNELTQGYVLLGSEIYMSKDFAHKFSEMVADAGKDGLHNFAITSGFRSFEEQNKLYEQMGSDRALPPGYSEHNLGLSLDVGSTQMKMEDAPEGKWIEKNAWKYGFILRYPEDKIDITGIQYEPWHIRYVGLPHSAIMKEKGFVLEEYLDYLKEKKKVLAKLEGKKYTVTYYPFSENMTINIPKNHEYAISGDNMDGVIVTVYE
- a CDS encoding PadR family transcriptional regulator — protein: MDKEMMKGSIDLLLLSLIGQRDVYGYEITKTLKHLSDGIYEMSEGTLYPALKRLERKQCVTSYWSQTPVGRRKYYRITDLGKKELEAKKKNWDFIHNLVKRSSEGLGEI
- a CDS encoding permease prefix domain 1-containing protein yields the protein MKSNFEHYVEKILKQTACGNEEKEDISEELMTHLELLKEELMREGMNEKEAELEAMERFGPEKEIGCQLQQSIFPYRKELMLTLSVSSFIFSISVYLLLLSIEGDALIGWLIPSMFINSLLFLIALNQVVGFNRRRWMNSILITHIIIDLYGYTIVSSFDHTAFLPIAILNWLIILLALFLVYQTTIYEMNLQGEIVKEAKRLHLINLVLGAVVAGVALFYLWVGMWLFGGYHPLILLMMIPFVLWILLYFLQMKLLKKHKGSAFVIAIISILINALILIYIFFPF
- a CDS encoding TolB family protein, translated to MKKRKWLWLFATLVAISTAILIAVGLLFSKGENEKRNGLSGDFDISVQGTIAYVSYSDGKPEIHLYNPKRSLEMKALELENDKLILDPSFSNDGSILAYISTNKNWDEELASTVHQYDLETKEDRELFSVPSAITEIEFSPKGKSLFYLQAGVFKNYSPIASKRPHDFDLHEYKFADNKQIKHTNLKKYSMDSLKNAQDGKSVFVQMPDDADGETAEDSFELIQRIFQIPLDQPTNLKVVSDPDRKTDIYDFTVLPNKKEFIFQSVSNPDSGDTFQYELYKYNAETKEEQQLTSLKKYTESPVIGPDNKIYFMVDKRFGQKGGDYHLYRINIDGTEVNEIPLLNNDE
- a CDS encoding DUF2188 domain-containing protein; its protein translation is MVWDMDDYPASMKNLEKPVRKKAIEIANAMLDEGYEEGRAIPIAIDQAKKWVEHHGKDEIKEFMKNEDVTKRSNNKDNAHSELLDHDECVIPHPDGWAVQVKGGKKPSKVFKYKKDAISRAKEIAQNKGVNVIIYKNDGNVQKTYSYKD
- a CDS encoding FMN-binding glutamate synthase family protein, which codes for MFNIVSSFSRKIANEVVDKALERLTRDQYTENIFEMVPVAKKVGIINLMENVMRAEKGIPPGRPLGSHMRFSPWDKLLFNPVHLHRFPTPENVNISSSVTIGKNAKKPLTISTPIMIAAMSYGGALSKKTKIALAKAASKIGTATNTGETGLMEEEREAASLLIGQYNRGGWLNTPDKYKRLDAIEIQLGQGAQGSTPQRTAAKNIGEEYREVLGVSEEEDALIHSRLPAVDTKEQFIELVRKLKDETGVPVGLKFAATHHLEKEIQIALEASVDFITIDGAEGGTHAAAPILEDDVGLPTLFALSRAAKFLAKKGATNDVSLIATGGLVTPGEYLKALALGADAIYIGTIAVMALVGDQMTKVLPFEAPTSLAVYNAKATEQLDVDRGANNLFNYLNAATQEMSLVCYSLGKTSLSDVSASDLCSLDPFLSRALGIDLGYVAPEEQEQFFEGFTDLPLHEMAQINENQSPEQQIH